AAAGATCTATATACAGATGTGCGCATAGAAGATGTATATGAAACAAAAATTATCTACGCTATGGGAGAAATTGAAGAATCTAAAATCAGAAGTTATAAAGCAGCTTTTATAAGGATATTTGATGGAGAAAGATGGTATTATAGTTCTACATCAAATATAGAAAATATCCAAAAAGAAATAGATTCTCTATCTTCCTATGCAAAGCCCAATGAAAAAATAAACGAAAATCCCATTGTTGCAAAATTTCAAACAAATGTAGAAAATTTAATTAAATTTAAAGATAATGATGTAGCTAAAATTGGAATTGATGAAAAACAAAATTTACTAAAAGAATACTTCCCAATACTAAAAGAAAATGAACTCATTAAACTTTGGAAGACCATCTATGTAGATAAAAAAACAAACAAAGAATTCTATTCCAGCAAAGGTGCAAAGGTTCTATATGATACACAAGTTGTTGGTCTCTCCATAAAGATGCAATTTGTTCAAGATGAAAAAAGATTTTCAGAGAGTTTTCAAAAGTCTTCCAACAACTTTGATGATATAAAAAGCAAAACAGAAGAATGTAAATCCTATATCAAAAAATGTAAAGATTTTCTATTGAATTCTCAAGCTGTTGAACCAGGAAAATATACAGTCATACTATCTCCATTAGCTGCAGGAGTATTTGCCCATGAAAGCTTTGGACATAAAAGTGAATCTGACTTTATGATAGGCGATGAAACCATGAAAAAAGAATGGGCTATAGGAAAAAAGGTAGGAAGCAATATACTCTCTATTGTAGATGATGGCAATGTAAGCGGAAGTGGATATATACCTTTTGATGATGAAGGGACAAAGGCAGAAAAAACCTATCTCATAAAAGATGGTATACTTAGTGGACGACTTCACAGTGGCACTACAGCTTATTATTTAGAAGAAGAATTGACGGGAAATGCTAGGGCAATAAATTTTGAGTATGAGCCTATAGTTAGGATGACAACCACATATATAGAAACTGGAAATAAAACAAAAGATGAATTGTTCTCTGAAGTCAAAGATGGAATATATATCGAAACCATCAAACACGGTTCTGGAATGTCAACTTTCACAATAGCACCATCCCTTGCCTATTATATAAAGAATGGAAAAATTGCAGAGCCAGTGAATATTTCAGTAGTCACTGGAAATGTAATGGAAACTTTAAATGAAATAGACGGACTTTCTGATGAAGTTGAAATACTTTGCTTTATATTGGGCGGATGTGGAAAAATGGAACAATTCCCTCTACCAGTAGGCTTTGGCGGACCTTTCGTCAGAGTTAAAAATCTAAATGTTCAATAGGAGGTGGAAATAAGTGGTGAAAGAAAAATATATAAGTAGAGTTAAAGAAGTATCAATCAATGTCAATCAAACCAGAATAGATTCTATTAGACACAAAGATATTGAAAAAACAGGACTTAGAATATACGACAATGGATATATCGGATATGCAGGTGCTATTGGAAATTATGAAGAAACCGAATTGGAAAAAAGGGCAAAAGCTACCCTTGACAATAAAATCCCTTATGAATATGAACCTGAAGAAAACAAAATAAAAAATGAAGATTTTTCTTTAAGAATAATCGAAGAAGATAAATTGGTAGAAGAACTTGAAGAACTGTTGAGTGTACTTAGAAAAGAGCAATCTGACTTCTATTTCTCTCATAAATTTAATCTCAATGAATATAATATTAAACTCATAAATGACAAGGGCCTTAATTTAGCATACAAAGATAAAATCATATCTTTAGAATTGTTATTTAAAGAAAAAAAATCTGTAAACATAATGGATGGCTTTGTAGGTTTCTGGGGAAGAAAATATGATCGCTCTTTGGCATTAAAAGATATCAACCATGTATGTAATGCTTACAAAAACAAAGTGGATCTTCCAAAAAAAGAAATATTCCCTGTTGTATTTGCTACAGATGAAACTTTGCCTATTAAAAAACTTGTTCAGGATTTAGATGGAAATAACTTTGGCAGCAATAGTTCATTGTTAAGCGTCAAAAAAGGAAAAAAGGTATTCAATGAAAACTTTACATTATATCAAAACAACAATCCTTTAGACACCTTCCTTCCATTCTTTGATGCAGAAGGAGTTATAAATAAAGACTATAGATATACTCTAATTGAAAATGGTGTTGTTGTGACACCCTATACAGATAAAAAAACAGCTAAAAAATATAATCTAGATTTAACCGGAGCTGCAACTAGCGAATATGACGGAGTACCTACATTGGGAATTCCAGAATTGAAAATTAAAGAATCAGAAAAAACTGCCAAGGAATTGTTGGGCGGTGAAATGGGAATCTTCGTACTAATGGCCTCAGGTGGAGACTTTACCCCTGAAGGGAATTTTGGGACTCCTGTGCAATTGGCCTTTTTGTTTGATGGAGAAAAATTTGTAGGAAGACTTCCTGAACTAAATGTATCTTCAAATGTCTTTGATATGTTTGGAAATTCTTTTAGAGGTGTAAGCAAAAACACTATAAGTCCTGTTTTAAATAGCAGATTCTTAATAATGGATATGAAAGTATCGGAAATATAAGCTGTCTTTTAAAAAAATATCTTAGTGCAAAGCACTAAGATATTTTTTTATTTATGGTATCCCATATGTTTTCTCCAAACTTATTTTATAGATTCTGCAATCCTTATTAATTCTGCTCTAGTGATTTCCCCTCTACCTAATATATTATAAAGTACACCATTAGCTTCCCAAGCAATATCCCTATCATCAGATATAATAGTATCTACACCATTAATTTTTACTTCTTCAACCTTATTTGCACCTGTTACATACCCAGTTTCTTCATCAGCAAATCTCTGTTGCAT
This is a stretch of genomic DNA from Sporanaerobacter acetigenes DSM 13106. It encodes these proteins:
- a CDS encoding TldD/PmbA family protein, giving the protein MFNFPKDLYTDVRIEDVYETKIIYAMGEIEESKIRSYKAAFIRIFDGERWYYSSTSNIENIQKEIDSLSSYAKPNEKINENPIVAKFQTNVENLIKFKDNDVAKIGIDEKQNLLKEYFPILKENELIKLWKTIYVDKKTNKEFYSSKGAKVLYDTQVVGLSIKMQFVQDEKRFSESFQKSSNNFDDIKSKTEECKSYIKKCKDFLLNSQAVEPGKYTVILSPLAAGVFAHESFGHKSESDFMIGDETMKKEWAIGKKVGSNILSIVDDGNVSGSGYIPFDDEGTKAEKTYLIKDGILSGRLHSGTTAYYLEEELTGNARAINFEYEPIVRMTTTYIETGNKTKDELFSEVKDGIYIETIKHGSGMSTFTIAPSLAYYIKNGKIAEPVNISVVTGNVMETLNEIDGLSDEVEILCFILGGCGKMEQFPLPVGFGGPFVRVKNLNVQ
- a CDS encoding metallopeptidase TldD-related protein, with protein sequence MVKEKYISRVKEVSINVNQTRIDSIRHKDIEKTGLRIYDNGYIGYAGAIGNYEETELEKRAKATLDNKIPYEYEPEENKIKNEDFSLRIIEEDKLVEELEELLSVLRKEQSDFYFSHKFNLNEYNIKLINDKGLNLAYKDKIISLELLFKEKKSVNIMDGFVGFWGRKYDRSLALKDINHVCNAYKNKVDLPKKEIFPVVFATDETLPIKKLVQDLDGNNFGSNSSLLSVKKGKKVFNENFTLYQNNNPLDTFLPFFDAEGVINKDYRYTLIENGVVVTPYTDKKTAKKYNLDLTGAATSEYDGVPTLGIPELKIKESEKTAKELLGGEMGIFVLMASGGDFTPEGNFGTPVQLAFLFDGEKFVGRLPELNVSSNVFDMFGNSFRGVSKNTISPVLNSRFLIMDMKVSEI